Below is a window of Leuconostoc gasicomitatum LMG 18811 DNA.
ATCGGCAGTGATTCGTGAGTTACATGAAGAATTAAACCTAATTGTGACGAAGAACCAACTTCAATTTTTAAAGAAGTGTCGGTATGTTGTATGTATTGATGAATCTTTAGATAATATGACACGTCAAATATCTGAAGTAGAAGCGATAAAATGGGCAACACTATCTGAAGTCTTTCAAATAAGTCGTAGTAATGATTTTAATGATGATCATATCCTTATTCAAGCAAAAACAAAATTGCTTGATACTGACAACGGCCAGTTTTATACTTGATATTTTAAAACATGTATAAATATTATGTTTTGAAATCGTGTTCTTTGTTATAATATAATTATGTTCTGTAATAAGTTAGATGTCATAGGTAATTAATTTTGTAGTGAAGGGAAATATAATTGTCCATCAAGTTTATTTTTTAAAATAAACACAAATGACATTATAAAAGATACGTTAAATTATGTCGAAAATTAAAATTGTTTCTATTGATATTGATGGTACATTGCTCAATGATCAACGAGAAATAACATCAGAAGTAAAATCGAGTATCCAACAAGCCTTAGCAAATGATGTTAAAATAGTTATTACAACAGGTCGACCCTTACCAGGTGTTCGTGACATTTTATCAGAATTAGGTATTGAAGGTAATAACCAATATGTCATTACTTATAATGGCGGGCTTGTGCAAACAGCAAGCGGTGAAAAAACTTTGTTTCGTCAGCCTTTATCAGTAAAGGAATTTCAAAAGATTAACGCATTTATGTTGATTCAAAACACTTATGTGCAAGTTGAAACACAAGATGCAGCTTATACGACGAATCACAGAATTCATCATTGGGCCAGCTTTGAAAATAGTTTGGTGAATTTACCACTATTTGTTTTAGACACTGAATCGGCTTTAGAGAAAGTTGAATTCATTAAAGCTATTGCCAATGCTGAAAGTGATGAACTAGATACAATTCAAGCTATAGTACCTGCTGATATAGCCGATAATGTTAACGTTATTCGTTCTACGGCTAATAATTTAGAGTTTATTGACCGCCATGCATCCAAAGGTCATGCGTTACTAGCATTGGCTGAGAAATTAGGTATTGAACAAGCTGAGACAATGGCCATTGGTGATCAGGCTAATGATTATTCGATGATTGAGCAAGCTGGCATTGGTGTAGCCATGGGCAATGCCATTGCAGATATCAAACATATTGCAAATGCGCAAACAGCAACAAATAATGAATCAGGTGTCGCACAAGCAATTGAGAAATTTGTCTTAAGCAAGTAAATAAATAGTTTATTTACTATGAATAATGATGTTATTAAAAAATGCGGAGGTCGCAAAATGAATGTATTATTATCTGGAGAAGTGACAGAATTAGTTGGTGAACCATTAAAAATTGGTGACACATTGCCACACTTTAAGTTAGAAGATGAAAATGGTGATAAGGTTAAGACGGCTGATTTAGTTGGGAAGTTAACTTTAATCTCTGTTGTACCTGATTTAAATACAGGCACTTGTTCATTACAAACACGTCACTTTAATCAAGCCGTTGGTCAATTTCAAGATGTGCAATTCTTAACAGTTTCAACAAATTCGGTTTCAGAGCAACGTGACTGGTGTGCAGCGGAAGGGGTACACAATTTGCGTATGTTGTCAGATGAGCAAGAGTCATTTGGCTATGCCACAAAGCTCTACATTCCTTCTCAAGGTTTTGACACACGTTCAGTTTATATTATAGATGCGCAAGGTGTTGTGCGGTATGCACAAATTGTACCAGAAGTGTCAGAGGAACCAGATTATGATGACGCATTAAAAGCGTTGCAAACACTCTCAGCTTAAGTGCTTATTGGTTATTTGAAATTTCAAAAAAATATGAATGCTTTTAAAATGAACTTGGATGAACATAAAATGCTTGGAGCCAGACATGCCAGAACCTAAATTGAAACTTTTTTCTTTAAGCTCAAATGAGCCACTTGCAAAAAAAATTGCTGAATCAGTTGGCGTACCATTGAGTGAGATATCTGTGAAGCGATTTGCGGATGGTGAAGTACAGATTAACATTGAAGAAAGCATTCGTGGTGATAATGTTTTCGTTATTCAATCGACTTCTGCGCCAGTTAATGATAATCTGATGGAACTGTTGATTATGATTGATGCTTTACGTCGTGCGTCTGCTAATCAAATTAATGTTGTGTTGCCATATTACGGTTATGCGCGTCAAGATCGCAAGGCGCGTTCACGCGAGCCAATTACTGCAAAGCTTGTAGCGAATATGTTAGAACGTGCAGGGACAACGCGAGTCTTAGCTTTAGATTTACATGCTGCACAAATACAAGGATTCTTTGATATTCCAATGGATCATTTGCAGGCAGCGCCGTTGTTAGCTGATTATTTAATTGAATCAGGTATTGCTGATAAACAAAATGCTGTAATTGTTTCTCCTGATCATGGTGGTATGACGCGTGCACGTAATCTGAACAATATGCTAGCGTTGGAATCTCCAGTTGCTGTTATTGATAAGCGCCGTCCAAAGCCCAATGTAGCTGAAATTGGTAGTATTGTTGGTGATGTACAGGGTAAAACAGCAATTATGATTGATGACATGATTGATACAGCCGGTACAATTACGCAAGGGGCACAATTAATTATGGCACATGGTGCTAAAGAAGTTTATGTCGTTGCTTCACATGCCGTCTTTTCTGGGCCAGCTATTGAGCGTCTACAAAATTCTGTTTTCACAAAAGTTATTTTAACTGATTCTATTGATTTGCCAGATGAGAAAAAGTTTGACAAATTAGAGATTGTATCCGTTGGTGAGTTGATTGGCGAAGCGATTCGTCGCGTGAATAATAATGAAGCAATTTCATCATTATTTAAAAATCGTTTTCATCGTCGATCACATTAATCATGAATGTGTTAGTAAGTTAATAAGGTTTCATATAAAACTGATTAAATTCAGTTTTTTTGTGTTAAATATTACAGAATGGTAAAAAAATGATATACTTAGAGATAGACAAACTAGTAGAAACATATGAGGAGAACGTCCATGAGTAAAATTTTGGTTGTGGATGATGAGAAACCAATCTCAGATATCATTAAATTTAATTTAACCAAAGAAGGATACGAAGTGGTAACAGCAGCTGATGGTCAGGAAGCGTTGACAGTGTTCAATGAAGAAAAGCCTGACCTTGTTTTGCTTGACCAAATGTTGCCTGAGATTGATGGTGTTGAAGTGTTGCGCCAAATTCGTTCAAAATCAGAAACACCTGTTATTATGGTAACAGCTAAAGATTCTGAAATTGACAAAGTACTAGGTTTAGAAATGGGTGCTGACGACTATGTCACAAAACCATTCTCAAATCGTGAATTAGTTGCACGTGTCAAAGCTAATTTACGTAGCCGTAAAGCGGTTGCACAACATATTGATGAGTCTGTTGTGAATACCGACGACATCGAGCTAGGCGATTTGACAATACATCCGCAAGCATATATGGTGTCAAAGGCTGGACAAGATATTGAATTAACACATCGAGAATTCGAACTGCTTTATTATTTAGCACAACACATTAGTCAAGTGATGACACGTGAACATTTGTTGCAACAAGTTTGGGGCTATGACTATTTTGGAGATGTCCGAACGGTAGATGTTACTGTGCGTCGCTTGCGTGAAAAAATTGAAGATAATCCAAGTCATCCTAATTGGTTGGCAACGCGTCGTGGGGTAGGATATTATTTGCGTCCTGACGCAGAGTAAGTAAATGTCTTCATTACCGGTAAAGCAAACATTTTTTACTTATTAGTACAACAAAGATACTTTCTCTGTTATACGCCAAGGAGACAGACGCTAGGCGTCAGCAATTATGAACATTAAGACTAACTTTTTTAAATCTATACGTTTTCGCATCACACTTGTTTTTGTGTTGTTAATGATTATCGCACTCGAACTGTTGGGTGCGTTTTTTGTACGTCAAATAGAACAACAAAATTTAGCGACTTTTCAACAACAAATGACCTTACCAAAATATGTGACAGATCAAATTACGACTGCATTGAGAAATAGGGACGTTGATGCTGGGAACCATGCAATTCAAGATGTGTTAATTGGGTTAAATAACACTAACCTTCAAGAAGCACAGGTAATCGATAAAACAGGTACAATTCGTGGTACTTTATCAGTTTCTGGACAACAAACAATCGGTCAAAAAACAACTGATTTGAATGCCCAAAGAGCTGTTGCGGGAGAACAATCTTTTTTAACATCACGCACAATCAGTGAAGGTGGTGAGCGAAAAGAACTCATGACGACAACTCTTGGCGTCACAACAGGGCGTGTGCGAGATATAATTGGCGTCGTTGTTGTTAAAGCTAGCTTGTTACCTGTATATCGCAACGTTAACAGTGTGATGCGCCTATTTGTCATTGCTAGCTTAGTAGCTTTATTTGTCAGTATCGCATTAGCATTATTTCTTGCGCGTACATTAACACGGCCAATTGCCCAAATTGATGAACAAACGACTAAAATTGCTGGTGGCGATTATTCAATGGTTAATCATATCTATGGCTCTGATGAATTAGGACACTTAGCACAATCGGTAAACGAATTATCAACACGTGTTGAAGAATCAACAGAAACAGTCAACGCTGAGCGAAACCGATTAGATTCTGTTTTGACTCATATGGCCGATGGTGTTTTAGCGGCTAATCGTCGTGGTGA
It encodes the following:
- a CDS encoding NUDIX hydrolase, translated to MLNKDKRADKLGELWDIYDEKNELTGRTHHRGEKLNVGDYHLVVNALIFNIQGNVLLQQRSFQKITDPGMWTIATGGSALTGETSESAVIRELHEELNLIVTKNQLQFLKKCRYVVCIDESLDNMTRQISEVEAIKWATLSEVFQISRSNDFNDDHILIQAKTKLLDTDNGQFYT
- a CDS encoding Cof-type HAD-IIB family hydrolase gives rise to the protein MSKIKIVSIDIDGTLLNDQREITSEVKSSIQQALANDVKIVITTGRPLPGVRDILSELGIEGNNQYVITYNGGLVQTASGEKTLFRQPLSVKEFQKINAFMLIQNTYVQVETQDAAYTTNHRIHHWASFENSLVNLPLFVLDTESALEKVEFIKAIANAESDELDTIQAIVPADIADNVNVIRSTANNLEFIDRHASKGHALLALAEKLGIEQAETMAIGDQANDYSMIEQAGIGVAMGNAIADIKHIANAQTATNNESGVAQAIEKFVLSK
- the tpx gene encoding thiol peroxidase, encoding MNVLLSGEVTELVGEPLKIGDTLPHFKLEDENGDKVKTADLVGKLTLISVVPDLNTGTCSLQTRHFNQAVGQFQDVQFLTVSTNSVSEQRDWCAAEGVHNLRMLSDEQESFGYATKLYIPSQGFDTRSVYIIDAQGVVRYAQIVPEVSEEPDYDDALKALQTLSA
- a CDS encoding ribose-phosphate diphosphokinase; the encoded protein is MPEPKLKLFSLSSNEPLAKKIAESVGVPLSEISVKRFADGEVQINIEESIRGDNVFVIQSTSAPVNDNLMELLIMIDALRRASANQINVVLPYYGYARQDRKARSREPITAKLVANMLERAGTTRVLALDLHAAQIQGFFDIPMDHLQAAPLLADYLIESGIADKQNAVIVSPDHGGMTRARNLNNMLALESPVAVIDKRRPKPNVAEIGSIVGDVQGKTAIMIDDMIDTAGTITQGAQLIMAHGAKEVYVVASHAVFSGPAIERLQNSVFTKVILTDSIDLPDEKKFDKLEIVSVGELIGEAIRRVNNNEAISSLFKNRFHRRSH
- the yycF gene encoding response regulator YycF; translated protein: MSKILVVDDEKPISDIIKFNLTKEGYEVVTAADGQEALTVFNEEKPDLVLLDQMLPEIDGVEVLRQIRSKSETPVIMVTAKDSEIDKVLGLEMGADDYVTKPFSNRELVARVKANLRSRKAVAQHIDESVVNTDDIELGDLTIHPQAYMVSKAGQDIELTHREFELLYYLAQHISQVMTREHLLQQVWGYDYFGDVRTVDVTVRRLREKIEDNPSHPNWLATRRGVGYYLRPDAE